CCTAAAAAATCCTGATGATCTCTCGGAAGGCTATCAAAAGATTAGTGAGAAGGTACGGGAAATTCAGGCGGCGGCAACGACGGCTGAACTGGTGGCGGATTACACGGGCGGCACAAAAACAATGTCTGTGGCGTTGGCAACTGTCGCCCTCGATTATGACCTACGGGTTTACATCACCACGGCGCAGCGCACGAATCTCATCAAAGTGGAACGGGGCGAACGGGTACGACGGGCAACGGTGACGGGGTTAACGATTCAGCGGGTGTTGGAGCAGGATTTGCCGCGTTTTCTGGGTCAATACAACTACCCTGCGGCGATCGCCGCCCTTGAGGTACTCCTGCGGGATACAGAATCTGCGGATCTGGGGTCAGTTGAAGCTCATCTCAATTTTTGTGTGGGTTTAGACCTCTGGGATCGCTTTGACCATGGTGAGGCTTGGGGTTATCTGGAACCTTTTTTGAGCCAACCTAGTACAAAAGATTTGGTGCTATTTCTCAAGCGGGTGATTGGCAGTCGGCAGTTTATTGCTCCGGCAGTGGATGATCGTTTTGAGGGGAAGAATGGCATCAAGGGTCATGGTTACGAGATTGTGCAGGATCTGTTGTTTAATGCAGAACGGCGTGCGTCCCAGCAAAGGTTTGATGATGCGGTGGCGCGGCTCTATCGGGCGATCGAGCTGTTGGGGCAGGTGCGGCTCTGGCAGGAATATCAAATTAAAACGGGTGATCTGGAGCTGGAGATGTTGCCAAAAGCTCTACGGGGGCGGTATGGGGCGCGGCGCAATAATCGTAATGGCAAGATTCAAATCGGGCTAATCCCCAGTTATGAGCTGTTGCGGGAGTTGTCGGATGAACCTCTCGGTGAGCTTTATGGGGAATACAAGGACAGGTTATTAAATAAGCTCCAGTTTCGGAATTTTTCGATCCTTGCCCACGGTATGAATCCTGTCACCCACGCTGAGTATGGGGATTTTTGGGAGAGTCTGGGGGAATTTATGCAGCAGGGTATTGGGCGGCTCACGGCGGGGTCTAGTTTTTCTGCGTCGCAGTTTCCTCGGAGGTTGTCTCTGCCGTTGTCTTTTTGATGTTGCGCATCGGAAAATCTTTGGTAAACTGAAGGCAACTTGGCTCTGCTGCCATAGGTAGGCAGATCGCTGAAACCCCCATTCTTTCGTTGACCTATGGCAAATGCTGGTACAGTAAGGGTTCTAGCCATTAAAATTTTCGATTTTGATGATTTTTGGGCACGATTTTCGCTTAATTTTCGACCTATGGCAAATCGTGGGGTTGAAAGCCAGTCACAGCAAGGGCTCAAAAATGGGTCTCTTTCCTAACCCAAACCCCGCAAGGGGACTGAAACGATTTTGGCACTGCTCTTGTTGCTGTGCATCAATTAGCTTTCTTTCCTAACCCAAACCCCGCAAGGGGACTGAAACACAAGCTCTCCAAGTACTGATTTTGAATACCTGAGCCTTTCCTAACCCAAACCCCGCAAGGGGACTGAAACGCATTTCACCGTTTTCGGTAATTGTGTGGCCACCTTGAACTTTCCTAACCCAAACCCCGCAAGGGGACTGAAACTGCAGCTAAAGACGCGGTAACGGCTAGACCTAGAGCCTTTCCTAACCCAAACCCCGCAAGGGGACTGAAACCATACTCGATTACCACTTCTGCTTTGTTTGCAGCTTCTTTCCTAACCCACACCCCGCAAGGGGACTGAAACCCCGTTCCGTTGCCAGCACCGTCCTCGAAATAGCAATTCTTTCCTAACCCACACCCCGCAAGGGGACTGAAACCTGAGCTGCTCCAAGAAGATTACAAA
This genomic window from [Limnothrix rosea] IAM M-220 contains:
- a CDS encoding TIGR02710 family CRISPR-associated CARF protein: MTKILLITVGGSHQPIATSIQSLQPNRTIFICSGGQRGSISQVTGDGKPCEVRRGAEVLERLPNIPTQLGLSDFDPDRDVVLLKNPDDLSEGYQKISEKVREIQAAATTAELVADYTGGTKTMSVALATVALDYDLRVYITTAQRTNLIKVERGERVRRATVTGLTIQRVLEQDLPRFLGQYNYPAAIAALEVLLRDTESADLGSVEAHLNFCVGLDLWDRFDHGEAWGYLEPFLSQPSTKDLVLFLKRVIGSRQFIAPAVDDRFEGKNGIKGHGYEIVQDLLFNAERRASQQRFDDAVARLYRAIELLGQVRLWQEYQIKTGDLELEMLPKALRGRYGARRNNRNGKIQIGLIPSYELLRELSDEPLGELYGEYKDRLLNKLQFRNFSILAHGMNPVTHAEYGDFWESLGEFMQQGIGRLTAGSSFSASQFPRRLSLPLSF